The following proteins are encoded in a genomic region of Lachnospiraceae bacterium KM106-2:
- a CDS encoding ABC transporter, permease protein, translating to MKNIRMIALSNIKKLKGQTISLMILILIASCLLNLGITTYLDCADNFDKKMEESNGEDGILFMQKRGYKEKMYSMVKNSPKVSAYEKEEILLADTTCKYGNGDLAMTIAFVKNKNKNCTIGKSKIVKESKKIYSDGIYVPYIFMTSGGYQLGDSIMIMIGVQKFTYHIQGFFENVYLASINLSIMGIQMNDTIYEELNQSLGKQQGYMIKYQLKDRSDNQSFMSAYYTKCAEMAGDCVYSRAYYSATKAARNMISNIVAVLIIAFSIIIFIVTLIVIRFRITNSIEEDITNIGALKAVGYKKRQIQSIYLYQFLLVTVLGVFFGILLSYALIPMLADVFSTQSGMIWSDWFDLKSILLTIILVLGLVVATVMGSTKKIRHIAPITALRNGIEVHNFKKDHIPLAHTRWNLTCALALKQLFVNQKKNVVISIIILACTFASGFAGILYYNIVSKPDLFTGAVAGEVCDVVLTKKPAGSWDEFLKKLQGDKQVKKAVYYSDDSGVCGDSSIYFNVADDFSSLTSKMCYEGRNPKYDNEVCIGGLMAKEHNKKVGDSIEIKHGSRSYTYVISGLVQSANNMGYDSEMTTKGYQRINPTFKQKRIYVYLKDGVKISAFTKRMKQMYSDQIKDILNLRKLIDTMLGVYGSIIQILGIVIALITGCIVALVLYLITKAQIVSNRTSYGIQKAIGYTTKQIRLQLAMSYVPVLLIGSLLGAIASKVLTNPLISKLFQSFGVMRMEFNIPVAILLFLGILITLFGFMIAMLVSGRIKKISTIQLIRE from the coding sequence ATGAAGAATATTCGAATGATCGCCCTATCTAATATTAAAAAGTTAAAAGGCCAGACGATATCGCTTATGATATTGATCTTAATCGCATCCTGCCTGTTGAATTTAGGCATTACTACCTATCTTGACTGTGCCGATAACTTCGATAAGAAGATGGAAGAGTCCAATGGAGAAGATGGGATCCTCTTTATGCAAAAGAGAGGCTACAAGGAAAAAATGTATTCCATGGTAAAGAACAGTCCCAAGGTAAGTGCTTACGAGAAAGAAGAGATTCTATTAGCTGATACAACGTGTAAGTATGGAAATGGCGATCTGGCAATGACCATCGCATTTGTAAAAAATAAGAATAAGAATTGTACCATTGGAAAAAGCAAGATTGTAAAAGAATCAAAGAAAATCTACTCAGATGGTATTTATGTTCCTTACATCTTTATGACGAGTGGTGGCTATCAGCTGGGAGACTCCATTATGATTATGATCGGTGTGCAAAAGTTTACGTATCATATCCAAGGATTTTTTGAAAATGTCTATTTGGCATCCATTAATTTATCTATTATGGGAATTCAGATGAATGATACGATTTATGAGGAATTAAATCAGTCATTGGGGAAACAGCAAGGTTATATGATCAAATATCAGTTAAAAGATCGTTCTGACAATCAATCCTTTATGTCTGCTTACTATACGAAATGTGCTGAGATGGCAGGTGATTGTGTCTATTCGAGAGCCTATTATTCTGCGACAAAAGCCGCTAGAAACATGATATCCAATATCGTAGCTGTTTTGATCATCGCATTTTCTATCATCATTTTTATTGTAACTTTGATCGTGATCCGTTTTCGTATTACTAATAGTATCGAAGAGGACATTACTAATATTGGAGCCTTAAAGGCAGTTGGATATAAAAAACGTCAGATTCAATCTATTTATTTGTATCAATTTTTATTAGTGACCGTATTAGGCGTTTTCTTTGGAATCTTACTCTCTTATGCTTTGATCCCAATGCTTGCGGACGTATTTTCGACCCAGTCCGGAATGATCTGGTCTGATTGGTTTGATCTGAAGTCGATCCTACTTACAATTATTCTTGTCCTTGGATTAGTGGTTGCAACGGTTATGGGATCCACGAAAAAGATCAGGCATATTGCACCGATCACTGCACTTAGAAATGGTATCGAAGTTCATAACTTTAAGAAAGATCATATTCCATTAGCTCATACAAGATGGAATCTTACATGTGCATTAGCATTAAAGCAGCTATTTGTAAATCAAAAGAAAAATGTAGTCATTTCTATCATCATACTCGCGTGTACCTTTGCCAGTGGATTCGCAGGTATTCTTTATTACAACATTGTATCGAAACCTGATTTATTTACCGGAGCGGTAGCGGGAGAAGTATGTGACGTGGTATTGACGAAGAAACCAGCCGGATCCTGGGATGAATTCTTAAAGAAACTACAAGGTGATAAACAAGTAAAAAAGGCAGTTTATTATTCCGATGATAGCGGTGTCTGTGGAGACTCTAGTATCTATTTTAATGTCGCAGATGATTTTAGCAGTCTTACGAGTAAGATGTGTTATGAGGGACGAAATCCTAAATATGATAACGAAGTATGCATCGGTGGCTTAATGGCAAAAGAGCATAACAAAAAAGTAGGCGATTCGATCGAGATCAAACATGGTAGTCGTTCTTATACGTATGTCATATCTGGACTAGTGCAGTCAGCCAATAACATGGGCTATGATTCGGAGATGACGACGAAAGGTTATCAGAGAATCAATCCGACTTTTAAACAGAAACGAATCTATGTCTATTTAAAAGATGGAGTCAAGATCTCTGCTTTTACCAAGAGAATGAAGCAGATGTATTCAGATCAAATAAAAGATATCTTGAATCTTAGAAAATTGATCGATACGATGCTTGGAGTATATGGAAGTATTATTCAGATACTTGGTATTGTCATCGCTTTGATCACCGGATGTATCGTAGCACTTGTATTATATCTGATCACGAAAGCACAGATTGTGAGCAACCGGACCTCATATGGTATCCAAAAGGCAATCGGTTATACAACAAAACAAATCCGATTACAGTTAGCAATGAGCTATGTCCCTGTATTACTAATAGGCAGTCTATTGGGAGCGATAGCAAGTAAGGTATTAACGAATCCATTGATCTCAAAGTTATTTCAGAGTTTTGGAGTTATGCGGATGGAGTTTAACATTCCAGTGGCAATTTTATTATTCCTTGGTATCCTCATTACGTTATTTGGTTTTATGATTGCAATGCTAGTATCAGGAAGAATTAAAAAGATCAGTACAATACAACTGATTCGAGAATAA
- a CDS encoding 2,4-dienoyl-CoA reductase [NADPH]: MKYKELFTPIKIGSVTIKNRFALAPMGPLGLGDAEGGFNQRGIDYYTARAKGGTGLIITGVTFVDNEVEEHAMPSTPCPTYNSVHFVRTAREMTERIHAYDAKVFLQLSAGFGRVTIPTNLGEYPPVAPSEIQHRWLDKTCRALTKEEIQKIVTQFGKAAFNAKRAGFDGVQIHAVHEGYLLDQFAISLFNHRTDEYGGSLENRLRFAKEVIEEIKAQCGQDFTVILRYSPKSFIKDLREGALPGEEFEEKGRDLEEGCQAAKLLVSYGYDALDTDVGSYDSWWWSHPPMYQEKGLYRPFCKLMKETVDVPVICAGRMDDPDMALEALNNGTCDMISLGRPLLADPDYVNKLRAGFRKDIRPCISCQEGCMGRIQEFSALNCAVNPQACRERYTAYEPVVKAKKVLVIGGGVAGCEAARVLATRGHQPVLFEKGDHLGGNLIPGGAPSFKEDDIALANWFTNQLEELKVPVTLNHAVTKEEVLKGDYDAVIVATGSTPKVFSLGDDKNVSTAADILTGEKSCGQKAVVIGGGLVGCETALHLAQQGKEVTIVEALDKLLALNGPLCAANKEMLERLVPYKGVSVMTNSKVKELKNGVLSVDTIEGRKEIPCDTVVLAVGYKEENNLYEELQFEVPELYVLGDAKKVANIMYGIWDAFEVANHI; encoded by the coding sequence ATGAAATATAAAGAGCTATTTACACCGATTAAGATCGGTAGTGTTACAATTAAAAACCGATTTGCTCTTGCACCAATGGGACCTCTTGGTCTTGGTGATGCGGAAGGCGGATTTAATCAAAGAGGAATTGATTATTATACGGCACGTGCTAAAGGTGGTACCGGACTTATCATTACCGGAGTTACCTTTGTTGATAATGAGGTAGAAGAACATGCGATGCCAAGCACACCATGTCCAACGTATAATTCCGTTCATTTCGTTCGTACCGCAAGAGAGATGACAGAGCGAATCCACGCTTATGATGCAAAAGTATTCTTACAGCTATCTGCTGGGTTTGGCCGTGTTACGATCCCAACCAACTTAGGAGAATACCCACCGGTTGCGCCATCAGAAATTCAGCATCGTTGGTTAGATAAGACTTGTCGTGCACTAACAAAAGAAGAAATTCAAAAGATCGTTACACAATTTGGAAAAGCAGCATTTAATGCTAAGCGTGCCGGCTTTGACGGCGTTCAGATTCATGCAGTTCATGAAGGATATTTATTAGATCAGTTTGCTATTTCCTTATTTAATCATAGAACTGATGAATATGGCGGTTCATTAGAGAATCGTCTTCGTTTTGCCAAAGAAGTGATCGAAGAGATCAAAGCACAGTGTGGTCAAGACTTTACAGTAATTCTTCGTTATAGCCCTAAGAGTTTCATTAAAGATTTACGAGAAGGAGCACTCCCAGGAGAAGAGTTTGAAGAAAAAGGCCGTGATCTTGAAGAAGGATGTCAAGCAGCTAAGTTATTAGTAAGCTATGGTTACGATGCCCTAGACACCGATGTTGGATCTTATGATTCATGGTGGTGGAGTCACCCACCAATGTACCAGGAAAAAGGATTATATCGTCCTTTCTGTAAATTAATGAAAGAAACGGTTGATGTCCCTGTTATCTGTGCCGGACGTATGGATGACCCTGATATGGCATTAGAGGCGCTAAATAATGGCACTTGTGATATGATCAGTCTAGGCCGTCCATTGCTTGCAGATCCTGATTATGTCAACAAACTTCGTGCTGGATTTAGAAAAGATATTCGACCATGTATTTCTTGTCAAGAAGGTTGTATGGGAAGAATTCAGGAATTCTCAGCTCTAAATTGTGCTGTGAATCCTCAGGCATGCAGAGAGCGTTATACGGCGTATGAACCAGTCGTAAAAGCGAAGAAAGTCTTAGTGATCGGCGGTGGCGTAGCAGGATGTGAAGCTGCTAGAGTTCTTGCAACTCGTGGACATCAGCCAGTTCTATTTGAGAAGGGAGACCATCTTGGCGGTAACTTGATCCCAGGCGGTGCTCCAAGCTTTAAAGAAGATGATATCGCTCTTGCAAATTGGTTTACAAACCAATTAGAGGAATTAAAGGTTCCAGTGACGCTAAATCATGCAGTAACAAAAGAAGAAGTGTTAAAGGGTGATTATGATGCTGTGATCGTTGCAACCGGATCCACTCCAAAAGTATTTTCACTTGGAGATGATAAGAATGTCTCTACCGCAGCAGATATCTTAACGGGAGAGAAGAGCTGTGGTCAGAAAGCTGTTGTCATCGGTGGTGGATTAGTTGGATGTGAAACCGCACTTCATTTAGCACAACAAGGCAAAGAGGTTACGATCGTAGAAGCACTTGATAAATTGCTCGCATTAAATGGACCACTTTGTGCAGCAAATAAAGAGATGTTAGAGCGTTTAGTTCCTTATAAAGGGGTTTCTGTTATGACTAACTCTAAGGTTAAGGAATTAAAGAATGGTGTCCTTTCTGTTGATACAATAGAAGGCAGGAAAGAAATTCCATGCGATACGGTTGTTCTAGCAGTTGGATATAAGGAAGAAAATAATTTATATGAGGAGCTACAGTTTGAGGTTCCAGAGTTATATGTATTAGGTGATGCCAAAAAAGTGGCGAATATTATGTATGGTATCTGGGATGCATTTGAAGTAGCCAACCATATTTAA
- a CDS encoding flavodoxin codes for MKKRVLSILLTSVVIMGLLTGCSSKNNNQESNVTVKENGKTLVVYYSATGNTEKVATAISEATGGDKFELIPVEPYSDDDLDWTNDNSRVSVEHDNEKQRDVELKTTKVKNWDSYDTVFIGYPIWWGNAAWPVDNFVKTNDFTGKTVIPFCTSISSGFGESGELLKEMAKTGEWKEGERFQSSASADDVKEWVKGLGY; via the coding sequence ATGAAGAAAAGAGTACTGAGTATTTTATTAACAAGCGTAGTCATTATGGGATTACTAACAGGCTGCTCATCGAAAAATAACAATCAAGAATCAAATGTTACGGTAAAAGAAAACGGTAAGACTTTGGTTGTATATTATTCAGCAACTGGTAATACAGAAAAGGTTGCTACCGCCATTTCAGAAGCAACTGGTGGTGATAAGTTTGAATTAATCCCGGTTGAGCCATATTCAGATGATGATCTTGATTGGACAAATGATAACAGCCGAGTAAGTGTGGAACATGACAATGAAAAACAAAGAGATGTAGAGCTTAAAACGACAAAAGTTAAGAATTGGGACTCCTATGATACTGTTTTTATTGGATATCCAATTTGGTGGGGGAATGCAGCTTGGCCAGTCGATAATTTTGTAAAAACAAATGATTTTACAGGAAAAACGGTAATTCCATTCTGCACTTCGATATCATCAGGATTTGGTGAGAGTGGTGAACTTTTAAAAGAAATGGCAAAGACCGGTGAATGGAAAGAGGGCGAACGCTTTCAGTCAAGTGCATCAGCTGATGATGTAAAGGAATGGGTGAAAGGGCTTGGTTATTAG
- a CDS encoding cell division transporter, ATP-binding protein FtsE: protein MSDIILATNKLCKTFSNEGVQQHVLKNLDVEIKRGDFTVIMGSSGAGKSTLMYALSGMDQPTLGEITFDGVTISHLKEDELASFRRKHCGFVFQQVYLLNQMSLMDNVLSTGLLVTKNKKELVKRANALFDQVNINEETRKKFPTQLSGGEAQRAGIVRALINEPTVVFADEPTGALNSTNSEMVLNTLSEVNRQGQSVIMVTHDLKSARRGNRIIYLKDGVICGECQLGEYIPGDKDRHTRLKAFLTEMGW from the coding sequence ATGTCAGATATCATTTTAGCAACCAATAAATTATGTAAAACATTTTCCAATGAAGGAGTACAGCAGCATGTCCTAAAGAACTTGGATGTAGAGATAAAGCGTGGAGATTTTACCGTGATCATGGGTTCGTCAGGTGCAGGAAAGTCGACCTTAATGTATGCACTTTCCGGCATGGATCAGCCAACGTTAGGAGAAATCACATTCGATGGAGTTACGATCAGTCATTTAAAAGAGGATGAATTAGCATCATTTCGCAGGAAACATTGTGGTTTTGTCTTCCAGCAGGTTTATTTATTAAATCAGATGAGTCTAATGGATAATGTATTATCGACAGGCTTACTTGTAACCAAGAATAAGAAAGAACTTGTAAAACGTGCCAATGCATTATTTGATCAAGTCAATATCAATGAAGAAACGAGAAAGAAGTTCCCGACTCAATTATCAGGAGGGGAAGCGCAGCGAGCTGGAATCGTGCGTGCATTGATCAATGAGCCAACAGTCGTCTTTGCAGATGAGCCAACCGGTGCTCTTAATTCAACGAATTCTGAAATGGTATTAAATACCCTATCCGAAGTGAATCGACAAGGTCAGTCAGTTATAATGGTAACTCATGACTTAAAATCAGCAAGAAGGGGAAATCGGATCATCTATCTAAAAGATGGTGTTATCTGTGGGGAATGCCAGTTAGGAGAATATATTCCGGGTGATAAGGATCGTCATACAAGATTAAAAGCATTTCTGACAGAGATGGGGTGGTAA
- a CDS encoding DNA-binding response regulator: protein MHYQCLIVDDEVSLGEATAQYFNLFEVKTYYVDTAKKCLDFLQEHTVDVILLDINLEESSGFELCKKIREHCLVPILFISARTSDDDVIIALNIGGDDYIKKPYSLSVLLAKVKVVLKRYGMDKESKRQEDVFSCGTLRIEYHTGKVYKNEKEIALKGMEYRLLVYLTKHRGRIISKNELFQNVWEDSITGDGTLNVHIRHLREKIEDDPNDPEMIKTIWGRGYQFEEQVYE, encoded by the coding sequence ATGCATTATCAATGTTTAATCGTAGATGATGAAGTATCGTTAGGGGAGGCGACCGCACAGTACTTTAACTTATTTGAAGTGAAGACTTATTATGTTGATACAGCAAAGAAATGTCTTGATTTTTTACAAGAGCATACCGTGGATGTAATCCTATTGGATATTAATTTAGAAGAGTCGTCAGGATTTGAATTATGTAAGAAGATTCGAGAGCACTGTTTAGTTCCGATTTTATTTATCAGTGCAAGGACAAGTGATGACGACGTGATCATCGCTTTAAATATCGGTGGAGATGATTATATCAAGAAACCATACAGCTTGAGTGTTCTCTTAGCCAAAGTAAAAGTTGTCTTAAAACGGTATGGGATGGACAAGGAAAGTAAACGACAAGAGGATGTCTTTTCTTGTGGAACGCTACGAATCGAATATCATACAGGAAAGGTCTATAAAAATGAGAAGGAGATTGCTTTAAAAGGGATGGAATACCGATTATTGGTGTATTTGACTAAACACAGAGGACGTATTATCAGTAAAAATGAATTATTCCAAAATGTGTGGGAGGATTCCATTACCGGAGATGGTACGTTAAATGTACATATCCGTCATCTGAGGGAAAAGATTGAAGATGACCCCAATGATCCAGAGATGATCAAGACCATCTGGGGCAGAGGCTATCAGTTTGAGGAGCAGGTCTATGAATAA
- a CDS encoding ABC transporter, ATP binding protein gives MRLIIEHLKKNFEKKEVLKDIHMEFEKGRIYGLLGRNGAGKTTLFNCLNEDIPVDAGNFGLEIEGVRTPLMAENLGYVLSVPVVPEFLTGREFLKFFLEVNEGKIKDPKSIDEYFDLVKIDEEDRDRLMKEYSHGMKNKLQMLVNIIASPEILLLDEPLTSFDIVVAEEMKQLLRQIKKDHIIIFSTHIMELALDLCDEIVILHHGELEKVEEHDLRTDEFKQKIMEVLKEED, from the coding sequence ATGAGGCTTATCATAGAGCATTTAAAAAAGAACTTTGAAAAGAAAGAAGTATTAAAAGATATCCATATGGAATTTGAAAAGGGGAGAATCTATGGCTTGTTAGGGAGAAATGGAGCTGGTAAGACAACATTGTTTAACTGCCTAAATGAAGATATTCCGGTGGATGCAGGAAACTTTGGACTAGAGATAGAAGGAGTAAGAACACCACTCATGGCAGAGAATCTTGGATATGTGTTATCTGTGCCTGTCGTACCTGAATTCTTGACGGGGAGAGAGTTTCTAAAATTCTTTTTAGAAGTCAACGAGGGAAAGATCAAAGATCCAAAGTCCATTGACGAATACTTTGACCTGGTTAAGATCGACGAAGAAGATCGCGATCGCTTGATGAAAGAGTATTCTCATGGAATGAAGAATAAACTGCAGATGTTAGTGAATATCATTGCAAGTCCGGAAATCTTATTGCTAGATGAGCCTTTGACTTCCTTTGATATTGTGGTTGCGGAGGAAATGAAACAGCTGCTTCGACAAATAAAAAAGGATCATATTATCATCTTCTCCACTCACATTATGGAATTAGCCCTAGACTTATGTGATGAAATCGTGATCTTGCATCATGGAGAATTAGAAAAGGTAGAAGAACATGATCTTAGAACGGATGAATTTAAACAGAAGATCATGGAAGTATTAAAGGAGGAAGATTGA
- a CDS encoding phosphate regulon sensor protein PhoR, whose protein sequence is MNKHSKLKLPLVLGLLVVVTVCYWFIDMKLNEDTVSLQLDPVSVNELVNQIEGQYEKENQFTKITTHYTYAIISVDHKLIYQSNKANYQGYFESIRNQDTCVDLMVSGKRIGILVIRNESITQMKKSQKKQMESMLCYLLLISMIVAGYAIYLYLRIIRPFLILKSFAKSVAMGVLDQPLPMDRGNLFGAFTESFDIMRDELKIAREKERLANESKKELVASLSHDIKTPIASIHAISELLVMISKEDDTKEKASTILQKTEQIELLINNLFHSTLEELQQLTVEVEELESKELLVLLENADYEKKIDCTKVTIPDCILRGDKLRLQQVIDNLIQNSYKYAGTDITVSARIEEELLLLSIRDYGKSLTKEEGLLVCEKFYRASNASGKSGAGLGLYISSFLMEKMDGSLTITVLEDGFLATICLSLIN, encoded by the coding sequence ATGAATAAACATTCTAAGTTAAAGCTGCCGCTCGTACTTGGCTTATTAGTTGTGGTTACGGTTTGTTATTGGTTCATCGACATGAAATTAAATGAGGACACCGTTTCTCTTCAACTTGATCCTGTTTCTGTGAATGAATTAGTCAATCAGATAGAAGGACAGTATGAGAAGGAGAATCAGTTTACCAAGATCACTACCCATTATACTTATGCCATAATCTCAGTGGATCATAAACTGATCTATCAGTCAAATAAAGCAAACTATCAGGGGTACTTTGAGTCTATTCGAAATCAGGATACTTGTGTCGATCTGATGGTATCAGGGAAGAGAATAGGAATTTTAGTGATACGAAATGAGTCGATCACACAGATGAAGAAAAGTCAGAAAAAGCAAATGGAGTCGATGCTTTGCTATTTGCTTCTTATCAGCATGATCGTAGCAGGGTATGCAATCTATCTTTATCTTCGTATCATCCGTCCATTTTTAATCCTGAAGTCATTTGCAAAGAGTGTCGCTATGGGTGTTCTTGATCAGCCGTTACCAATGGATCGTGGTAATCTGTTTGGTGCATTTACGGAAAGCTTTGATATTATGAGAGACGAGCTAAAAATAGCAAGAGAGAAAGAACGGCTTGCAAATGAAAGTAAAAAGGAATTGGTTGCGTCCTTGAGTCATGATATTAAGACGCCGATCGCCAGCATTCATGCGATATCTGAACTTCTCGTTATGATCAGCAAGGAGGATGACACCAAAGAGAAAGCAAGTACCATTTTACAAAAAACAGAACAGATTGAGTTGTTAATTAATAATCTCTTTCATTCTACGTTGGAAGAATTACAGCAGTTAACGGTAGAGGTGGAAGAACTAGAGAGTAAGGAGCTTCTTGTCTTATTAGAAAATGCAGATTATGAGAAGAAAATCGACTGTACGAAAGTAACGATTCCTGATTGTATCTTGCGTGGTGATAAGCTTCGCTTGCAGCAAGTGATCGATAACCTAATTCAGAACTCCTATAAATATGCAGGAACTGATATTACGGTAAGCGCTCGGATTGAGGAAGAACTACTGTTACTTTCCATTCGAGATTATGGAAAGTCTCTGACGAAAGAAGAAGGACTTTTAGTCTGTGAAAAGTTTTATCGTGCTTCGAATGCAAGCGGAAAAAGTGGAGCCGGACTGGGGTTATATATTTCAAGCTTTCTGATGGAGAAGATGGATGGAAGTCTTACGATTACCGTCTTAGAGGATGGTTTTTTAGCAACTATCTGCCTTTCACTTATCAATTAA
- a CDS encoding flavoredoxin has protein sequence MMRKNFGAKPFLYPQPVLIIGTYNEDGTANAMNAAWGGLCGANKIIIDLSSHRTTDNILKNKEFTVSIADAAHVVEADYVGIVSANKVPDKLEKAGLHTVKSEFVNAPIIEEFPMTFECKLLRQTEDGIVGEIINVNIDERVLNEKGTVDTDKLGAITFDAMNAAYVKLGEKVGNAFSDGKKLAQ, from the coding sequence ATGATGAGAAAGAATTTTGGAGCAAAACCATTTTTATATCCACAGCCAGTTTTAATTATTGGAACATACAACGAGGACGGAACCGCAAATGCAATGAATGCAGCTTGGGGAGGTCTTTGTGGTGCAAATAAGATCATCATTGATTTATCTAGCCACAGAACAACCGATAATATCCTTAAAAACAAGGAGTTTACAGTAAGTATTGCAGATGCAGCACATGTAGTTGAAGCAGATTACGTTGGAATCGTATCAGCAAATAAGGTCCCGGACAAATTAGAAAAAGCCGGGCTACATACGGTTAAGAGTGAATTTGTCAATGCACCGATCATTGAAGAATTTCCAATGACCTTTGAGTGCAAGCTCTTAAGACAGACTGAAGATGGAATTGTTGGTGAGATTATCAATGTCAATATTGACGAGAGAGTCTTAAATGAAAAAGGAACCGTAGATACAGATAAACTAGGAGCAATTACATTTGATGCAATGAATGCAGCTTACGTGAAACTTGGTGAAAAAGTGGGTAACGCTTTTTCAGATGGTAAAAAATTAGCGCAGTAA
- a CDS encoding transcriptional regulator, LysR family, translated as MNTNDLKNFMMVYQERSINQAAKKLYITPQGLSKSMKHLENEVETILFERTKQGVIPTASADYLAGKAQDLMDQITEMEACFRQLTVQKQVLRIGSACGILNVVPYQLIMDFMEKHQDIEVHWAEYYNQEVKDKIASSELEYGFIVGENEDSKMTERKIASLPILILVYEGHPYYERESLSIEMLRGEKMLVMNEHFHMNEEFRKLCIEHNFMPNIIAKTSDGTSLSKLCRQKASLAVVPVFTVEALNLDGMRAIPFTDEMKWDVYTTYKKENEKFESIKAFDNFVKEWGKSHALSMFNRR; from the coding sequence TTGAATACAAATGATTTAAAGAACTTTATGATGGTCTATCAGGAAAGAAGTATTAATCAGGCAGCCAAAAAGTTATATATCACTCCACAAGGATTGAGTAAATCCATGAAACACCTGGAAAATGAGGTGGAGACCATTCTATTTGAACGGACAAAACAAGGAGTGATCCCGACTGCCAGTGCAGATTATCTAGCGGGGAAGGCACAAGATCTGATGGATCAGATAACAGAAATGGAAGCCTGCTTTCGTCAGCTAACAGTTCAAAAGCAAGTACTTCGGATCGGAAGTGCGTGTGGGATCCTAAACGTAGTACCTTATCAGCTGATCATGGATTTCATGGAGAAGCATCAAGATATCGAAGTACATTGGGCAGAGTATTATAATCAAGAGGTGAAGGATAAGATCGCTTCTTCTGAATTAGAGTATGGTTTTATTGTAGGAGAAAATGAGGATAGTAAAATGACAGAGCGAAAGATCGCAAGTCTACCGATCCTCATTCTGGTATACGAAGGACATCCTTACTATGAGCGGGAATCACTATCAATCGAGATGCTTCGAGGAGAAAAGATGTTAGTCATGAATGAACATTTTCATATGAATGAAGAATTTCGAAAGCTTTGTATCGAGCATAATTTTATGCCAAATATCATTGCAAAGACCTCCGATGGAACCTCTCTAAGTAAACTCTGCAGGCAGAAAGCAAGTTTGGCCGTTGTTCCCGTATTTACGGTAGAAGCACTTAATTTGGATGGAATGCGGGCAATCCCGTTTACGGATGAGATGAAGTGGGATGTCTATACTACATATAAGAAAGAAAATGAGAAGTTTGAAAGCATCAAAGCATTTGATAACTTTGTGAAAGAGTGGGGAAAAAGTCATGCATTATCAATGTTTAATCGTAGATGA
- a CDS encoding negative regulator of genetic competence sporulation and motility-like, producing the protein MTIWKNSDYAITCMLSVKEIEEMGFSMEDMQSDTDKTEEFLNQLVVNANALFKISTEYGIRDYQAMIFPNNNVMIKILFATKQLEIEDALDTILETVKKLNNTVTKERIDGIKQLEGQDKNQAYNTLVKEVEQIYKDSIALEDGVESAIEQNKLTEITCNFTFQRLDDVIEFCNGIGKIEGIPSSLYKDNDSYHLFMDFKVPEENELLNRVAVLAEEYNGKCTDGAVMKGYLEEHKGCMIEESAIEKLSQI; encoded by the coding sequence ATGACAATATGGAAAAATAGTGATTATGCGATAACCTGCATGCTAAGCGTGAAGGAAATTGAAGAGATGGGTTTCTCCATGGAAGACATGCAGTCCGACACGGATAAGACCGAAGAATTCTTAAATCAGCTGGTGGTGAATGCAAATGCCCTGTTCAAGATAAGTACAGAATACGGTATTAGAGATTATCAAGCGATGATCTTTCCAAATAATAATGTAATGATTAAAATATTATTTGCAACGAAGCAACTGGAGATCGAGGATGCTCTCGATACCATATTAGAAACGGTTAAGAAGTTAAACAATACCGTGACAAAAGAGCGTATTGACGGAATCAAGCAATTAGAGGGACAAGATAAGAATCAAGCATATAACACGTTAGTAAAAGAAGTGGAACAGATCTATAAAGATAGTATTGCATTAGAAGATGGTGTGGAATCTGCAATCGAGCAGAATAAACTTACTGAGATCACTTGTAACTTCACATTCCAACGGTTAGATGATGTGATCGAATTCTGTAATGGAATTGGTAAAATAGAAGGAATTCCAAGCAGTCTCTATAAGGATAACGATAGTTATCATCTCTTCATGGATTTTAAAGTGCCAGAAGAAAATGAATTATTGAATCGTGTTGCAGTCCTTGCAGAAGAATACAATGGAAAATGCACCGATGGCGCGGTAATGAAAGGTTACTTAGAAGAGCACAAAGGATGTATGATTGAAGAAAGTGCTATCGAGAAGTTAAGTCAGATTTAA